In one window of Hymenobacter nivis DNA:
- a CDS encoding LysR substrate-binding domain-containing protein has protein sequence MSDFRLRVFAAVARHLSFTKAGQELFVSQPAVTKHIRELEAQYGQRLLARRGNRVALTEAGRLLLAHAEAVAAAQQVLDDQLLALRNPDEAAGRLRLGASTTLSQYVLPGLLPAFQARYPQVQLTFLSANSEHIADALLRGELDLGFVEGRSRSRDLHYELLLPDELVAVRRATPAGPPGQPLPLAGALAHPLVLRERGSGTLEILEFALRAAKIKLSDLTVAIYLDSTEAIKGYLGAAPGALGFVSRRALDHELAAGLLEIVPVAGLGLPRQFEAVWVQGQPLARPAQRFLSFAQSACQPGAPERT, from the coding sequence ATGTCCGATTTTCGCCTTCGCGTGTTTGCCGCCGTGGCCCGGCACCTGAGCTTTACCAAAGCCGGCCAGGAGCTGTTTGTGAGCCAGCCGGCCGTTACCAAGCACATCCGCGAGCTGGAGGCCCAGTACGGCCAGCGGCTGCTGGCGCGGCGCGGCAACCGCGTAGCCCTCACCGAAGCCGGCCGCCTGCTGCTGGCCCACGCTGAGGCCGTAGCCGCCGCCCAGCAGGTGCTCGACGACCAGCTGCTGGCCCTGCGCAACCCCGACGAGGCCGCCGGCCGCCTGCGCCTGGGGGCCAGCACCACCCTCAGCCAGTACGTGCTGCCGGGCCTGCTGCCCGCGTTTCAGGCGCGCTACCCGCAGGTGCAGCTCACATTTCTGAGCGCGAATTCTGAGCATATTGCCGACGCACTGCTGCGCGGCGAGCTGGACCTGGGCTTCGTGGAAGGCCGCTCACGGAGCCGCGATTTGCACTACGAGCTGCTGCTGCCCGACGAGCTGGTGGCCGTACGCCGGGCCACGCCCGCCGGGCCGCCGGGCCAGCCATTGCCGCTGGCCGGGGCCCTGGCCCACCCGCTGGTGCTGCGCGAGCGCGGCTCGGGCACGCTGGAAATCCTGGAATTTGCCCTGCGGGCGGCCAAAATCAAGCTCAGCGACCTCACCGTCGCTATTTACCTGGATAGTACCGAGGCCATCAAGGGCTACTTGGGGGCGGCGCCGGGGGCCCTGGGCTTCGTGTCGCGCCGGGCCCTGGACCACGAACTGGCGGCGGGGCTGCTCGAAATTGTGCCCGTGGCGGGCCTGGGCCTGCCCCGGCAATTCGAGGCCGTGTGGGTGCAAGGGCAGCCACTGGCCCGGCCGGCGCAGCGCTTTTTAAGCTTTGCCCAAAGCGCGTGCCAACCCGGGGCGCCTGAGCGCACGTAG
- a CDS encoding DUF3078 domain-containing protein encodes MKIRYILALLALAVTPALAQTAPGALPAAPPPAAAPATVPLWRTQAKAGLNLNEATLSSNWRGGGANSLGLSALANLRADRKQGIHSFDNEADLLFAFSQTAGLGYRKTQDRLYLDTKYGRGLSAKWDMFLSLNLLSQFAPGYRYDDSGVQQVSDLFAPAFFTAAYGFEYHPNPTFHVRLSPFAPRLTVVGRVERFVPALGATPYGVNPGHSTRWEILAAQVLAELDRNLGANINLKARYVLFANYETLDPKRIDHRLDLTLTAKVSRFVNVSLNGTALYDYDQDSAIQYSQGLTLGVAYAFQNFVDPPKK; translated from the coding sequence ATGAAAATACGCTATATACTTGCCCTATTAGCTCTAGCCGTTACGCCCGCCCTGGCCCAAACCGCGCCGGGGGCCCTGCCCGCCGCGCCGCCGCCTGCCGCTGCACCCGCTACTGTGCCGCTGTGGCGCACCCAGGCCAAGGCCGGCCTCAACCTCAACGAGGCCACGCTGAGCAGCAACTGGCGCGGCGGTGGCGCCAATAGCCTGGGCCTGAGTGCGCTGGCCAACCTGCGGGCCGACCGCAAGCAGGGTATCCACAGCTTCGATAACGAGGCCGACTTACTGTTCGCCTTCTCCCAAACGGCCGGCCTCGGCTACCGCAAAACCCAGGACCGCCTCTACCTCGACACCAAGTACGGCCGGGGCCTGAGCGCGAAGTGGGACATGTTCCTGTCGCTGAACCTGCTTTCGCAGTTTGCCCCCGGCTACCGCTACGACGACAGCGGCGTGCAGCAGGTGTCGGACCTGTTCGCGCCCGCTTTTTTCACGGCTGCCTATGGCTTCGAATACCACCCCAATCCCACGTTTCACGTGCGCTTGTCGCCGTTTGCCCCGCGCCTCACAGTGGTAGGCCGCGTCGAGCGGTTTGTGCCGGCGCTGGGGGCCACGCCCTACGGCGTGAACCCCGGCCACAGCACCCGTTGGGAGATTCTGGCCGCCCAGGTGCTGGCCGAGCTCGACCGCAACCTGGGCGCCAACATAAACCTGAAGGCGCGCTACGTGCTGTTTGCCAACTACGAAACCTTGGACCCCAAGCGCATCGACCACCGCCTCGACCTCACGCTCACAGCCAAGGTATCGCGCTTCGTCAACGTGTCGCTCAACGGCACGGCCCTCTACGATTACGACCAGGACAGCGCCATTCAGTACAGCCAGGGCCTGACGCTGGGCGTGGCCTACGCCTTCCAGAACTTCGTCGATCCACCCAAGAAGTAG
- a CDS encoding IS4 family transposase, whose amino-acid sequence MKQRLIAKITTVLQLVPLVGHLSRQKFIAQFVIGLIKSRNVHFCEVAQHLNDAVKPASNETRIQHFFRTVQPDYLALARLVIALLPATGKLRLCLDRTEWDFGRCQVNILLVTVGCGAWHVPLYWELLDNRSGNSNAAQRIAVLEACVALLGRERIGLVLGDREFVGHMWLKWLKDNGLNFVMRLPKHHLLTAESGSRRAIADLGLSVGQVRRFAQVQVDGVWGQAWVKALEGGEFLFLFGTSGLTSLGQFYAKRWTIEQCFQNLKGRGFNLENSHLRCHDKLRKLVALVSLAYAFCLSVGQAADRRKPLAHKNHGYRATSLSRHGLNIVRQLTRPETDASTKVARMVETLFDWLIRQITLYQIPVEIVG is encoded by the coding sequence GTGAAGCAACGCCTCATCGCCAAAATTACGACCGTTTTACAGCTGGTGCCCCTGGTGGGCCACCTCTCGCGGCAGAAGTTCATCGCCCAGTTCGTTATCGGCCTGATAAAGAGCCGCAACGTGCACTTCTGCGAAGTCGCCCAGCACCTGAACGACGCGGTCAAACCGGCCTCGAACGAAACCCGGATTCAGCACTTCTTTCGCACCGTGCAACCCGACTACCTGGCCCTGGCCCGTCTGGTAATCGCCTTATTACCGGCCACGGGCAAGCTGCGCCTGTGCCTGGACCGCACCGAATGGGACTTTGGCCGGTGCCAGGTCAACATCCTGCTCGTCACCGTGGGCTGCGGGGCGTGGCACGTACCGCTCTACTGGGAATTGCTCGACAACCGCAGCGGCAACTCCAACGCCGCCCAGCGCATCGCCGTGCTCGAAGCCTGCGTGGCCCTGCTGGGCCGCGAACGCATCGGGCTGGTGCTCGGGGACCGCGAGTTCGTCGGTCATATGTGGCTGAAGTGGCTCAAAGACAACGGCTTGAATTTTGTCATGCGCCTGCCCAAGCACCACTTGCTGACCGCTGAAAGCGGGAGCCGTCGCGCCATTGCCGACCTGGGCCTGAGCGTGGGGCAGGTCCGGCGTTTCGCCCAGGTGCAGGTCGATGGCGTGTGGGGGCAAGCCTGGGTCAAAGCGCTCGAAGGCGGGGAGTTCCTCTTTCTCTTTGGCACGTCCGGCCTGACGTCACTGGGGCAATTCTACGCGAAGCGCTGGACCATCGAACAGTGTTTTCAGAACCTGAAAGGCAGGGGATTTAACCTGGAAAACAGCCACTTGCGCTGCCACGACAAGCTGCGCAAACTCGTCGCCCTGGTCAGCCTGGCCTACGCGTTTTGCCTGAGTGTGGGACAGGCGGCGGACCGGCGCAAGCCACTCGCGCACAAAAACCACGGCTATCGCGCCACGAGTTTGAGCCGCCACGGCTTGAATATCGTTCGCCAACTCACCCGCCCCGAAACGGATGCATCAACCAAGGTAGCCCGAATGGTCGAAACCCTATTCGATTGGCTAATCAGGCAAATTACTCTGTATCAAATACCTGTGGAAATCGTAGGGTAG
- a CDS encoding YeiH family protein, with protein MSTLFPSPHTTQPDPATVPATAGAPAPNETTGFFRHLHTPRVVFGRAFTLRQVVFGLFLAFCLTPWASPPVALALGLVLAQTVGNPFPARTKALTHKLLQFSVIGLGFGMNAHAAVQAGKEGILFTVVSIFGTLTLGYFVGRWLGLGRRVVHLISCGTAICGGSAIAAIGPVLRAKDEEMSVALGTVFVLNALALFAFPPIGHALHMSQNQFGLWCAIAIHDTSSVVGAAAAYGNQALGVATTVKLARALWIIPVAIGTSLIFKQKDVKVKIPYFIFGFIGAMLLNTFVPAVQPLGAPMVHLAKIGLTVTLFFIGAGLSAAVVRSVGAKPYVLGMLLWAVISTVSLYVILHTV; from the coding sequence GTGTCGACCTTGTTTCCTTCACCGCATACCACCCAGCCTGACCCTGCTACCGTTCCGGCCACTGCTGGGGCCCCTGCGCCCAACGAAACCACGGGCTTCTTTCGCCACCTGCACACGCCGCGCGTGGTTTTTGGGCGGGCATTTACGCTGCGCCAGGTGGTGTTTGGGCTATTCCTGGCGTTCTGCCTCACGCCCTGGGCCTCGCCGCCTGTGGCCTTGGCGCTGGGCCTGGTGCTAGCCCAAACGGTGGGCAACCCCTTCCCGGCCCGCACCAAGGCCCTCACCCACAAACTGCTGCAATTTTCGGTAATTGGGCTGGGCTTCGGCATGAACGCCCACGCCGCGGTGCAGGCCGGCAAGGAAGGCATCCTGTTCACGGTTGTTTCCATTTTCGGCACGCTCACGCTGGGCTACTTCGTGGGCAGGTGGCTGGGGCTGGGGCGGCGCGTGGTGCACCTCATCTCGTGCGGCACTGCTATTTGCGGGGGCTCGGCCATTGCGGCCATCGGGCCGGTGCTGCGGGCCAAAGACGAGGAAATGTCGGTGGCCCTGGGCACGGTGTTCGTGCTGAATGCCCTGGCGCTGTTTGCCTTTCCGCCCATCGGCCATGCCCTGCACATGAGCCAGAACCAGTTTGGCCTGTGGTGCGCCATTGCCATCCACGACACCAGCTCGGTGGTGGGCGCGGCGGCCGCCTACGGCAACCAAGCCTTGGGAGTAGCTACCACCGTGAAGCTGGCCCGGGCCCTGTGGATCATCCCCGTTGCCATTGGCACCTCATTGATCTTCAAACAGAAAGACGTAAAAGTTAAGATCCCCTACTTCATCTTCGGCTTTATCGGGGCCATGCTCCTCAATACCTTTGTGCCCGCCGTGCAGCCCTTGGGGGCCCCGATGGTTCACCTGGCCAAAATTGGCCTTACGGTGACGCTTTTTTTCATCGGCGCGGGGCTGTCGGCCGCGGTGGTACGCTCGGTGGGCGCCAAACCCTACGTGCTGGGCATGCTGCTGTGGGCAGTTATTTCCACGGTTTCGCTGTACGTGATTCTGCACACAGTGTAG
- a CDS encoding response regulator gives MPLLSCVLLVDDAPTTNFLNQLLLKNMAVAIRCLVAENGAQALALLDSACATPGPVLVLLDVNMPVLGGIAFLEAYQQLLAAQRAAVVVVLTTTPHPHDLARLQALPIAGLVSKPLTRPKIAELLALHF, from the coding sequence ATGCCCCTGCTTTCCTGCGTGCTGCTCGTCGATGACGCCCCCACCACTAATTTTCTGAACCAGCTGCTGCTGAAGAATATGGCTGTGGCCATCCGCTGCCTGGTAGCCGAAAACGGCGCCCAGGCCCTGGCCCTGCTCGACAGCGCCTGCGCGACGCCGGGCCCCGTCCTGGTACTGCTCGACGTGAACATGCCCGTGCTCGGCGGCATTGCCTTTTTGGAAGCCTACCAGCAGTTGCTCGCGGCCCAGCGGGCGGCCGTGGTGGTGGTGCTCACCACTACCCCGCACCCCCACGACCTGGCCCGCCTCCAGGCGCTGCCCATCGCCGGGCTCGTCAGCAAGCCCCTCACCCGGCCCAAAATAGCCGAGTTGCTGGCGCTGCACTTTTGA
- a CDS encoding BLUF domain-containing protein → MNLYYLIYRSQTQRLFTTAQLAASLQRWRPINHAKRITGMLLYTATANGQFMQVIEGEKAVVRHLYYDKIARDPRHHDCEVLGEGPTDHRSFPDWGMGFRPAQDIDLQRIIGYFDTENGRFLLPRAHNIPADMLLLMLRFVAEYDGTPEREEPLD, encoded by the coding sequence ATGAATTTGTACTACCTGATTTATCGGAGCCAGACGCAGCGCCTGTTCACCACGGCCCAGCTAGCGGCGTCGCTGCAACGCTGGCGACCTATCAACCACGCCAAGCGCATCACGGGCATGTTGCTCTACACCGCGACCGCGAATGGCCAGTTTATGCAGGTCATCGAGGGCGAAAAGGCAGTAGTGCGCCACCTGTACTACGACAAAATTGCCCGCGACCCGCGCCACCACGACTGCGAAGTGCTGGGCGAGGGCCCCACCGACCATCGCAGCTTCCCCGACTGGGGCATGGGCTTCCGTCCTGCACAGGACATTGACCTACAGCGAATTATTGGTTATTTTGATACTGAAAATGGCCGTTTCCTACTGCCCCGCGCCCACAATATACCCGCCGACATGCTGCTGCTGATGCTGCGCTTCGTGGCCGAGTACGACGGCACGCCCGAACGTGAGGAGCCACTGGACTAG
- a CDS encoding PAS domain-containing protein, giving the protein MSLVEAPTPANFSPELLPALLDLSLTGVVLYEPVRGAGGAVVDLAFAYLNPAAQRMLRLPARPAATFLAQFPDARTSGSFTFHRDTLLGDAPGQFEINYQADGYDNYFRVAARRVGGQLLVSFIDTAGQPRTPVEEALRASQAREQAAGAKAECQRRQLDNVLMQAPAMICVFEGPGHRLQFASGPYQALVGSRPLLGRPIAEAVPVLAGQPIIGLLDVVYRTGEAFFAAERLVRLDLDGPGPAALGERYYNFTYQPRRDLAGTVDGILVFAYDVTGQVQARRTVEASAWPAAALNGQLDVLNEELAATNEELAATNEELAATNEELAVTNEELAVTNEELAVTNEELAVTNEESRVTNEESRVTNEELLITNEELGRTQQKLEATNRALVNAACRAADAQAAAEAARAELARVLEGAPVAFSLFRGATHVVELANAEMTGIWGQPPAQVLGRPILEVLPEIVAQGFADIFDDIFRNGTPYDFQEAPVTINRPHAGRPTLGYFNIAYRPQYDAQGCIGGIVTLATEVTEQVLARQQVQALNEELAAINEELRASNEEFLSSNTALAEAQQALGALNQELEARVARRTEEVRAALAAAEQQREQLRVQQGLLRQILGQVPAAIATLMGPQHRYSFFNDQYQGLVTGRARLDAAVAEVLPELVTQGLVDLLDKVYATGQPWAGVETPILFHDVHTGQPVQRYLDFAYQPLFDGQDQIQGVLAFVVDATEKVLARQQLDALQAELLATAQHRAEEREALYLVFEQTPAAVLLLREAGHRIEYFNPAYQALFPGRLLRGHLLADVQLEIVEQGFVALLDEVYRTGRPYMGTEVPMRFVPAPGQSAETAYFNFTYQPHVEQGQVVGISVFAYEVTEQVKARQQREAQQGELQRVFEQAPVAICVFRGPHYTLDVINPSMALILGRPLAHLLGQPIFEVLPELQTQGLPELLAEVWRTGQPFVALERPVQFGYHPLGAPGYFNFVYEPLRDEQGQVVAVISMAVEVTDQVLAQAQVQALNEELAAINEELRATNEELGDTNDRLSRTNADLDTFVYMASHDLKAPIANIEGLLEALREQLPPAALQAELVPRLLAMMQGAVERFQQTLGHLTDVSKLQLYQSQPPEPVELTTLVEAIRLDLAPLLAATRATLVVELAAVPTVNFSPKNLRSILYNLLSNAAKYHAPGRPPVVVLRGRRAAGRVLLEVEDNGLGLSPEQQERLFGMFQRLHDHVEGSGVGLYTVKKIVENAGGTIAVHSQLGVGSTFTVTLPG; this is encoded by the coding sequence ATGTCCCTTGTCGAGGCCCCCACACCTGCCAACTTCTCCCCCGAGTTGCTGCCCGCCCTGCTCGACCTCTCGCTGACGGGCGTGGTGTTGTACGAGCCCGTGCGCGGTGCGGGCGGCGCGGTGGTGGACCTGGCCTTTGCCTACCTCAACCCCGCCGCCCAGCGGATGCTGCGCCTGCCGGCCCGGCCCGCGGCCACCTTCCTGGCGCAGTTTCCGGACGCCCGCACCAGCGGGAGCTTTACCTTTCACCGCGATACCTTGTTGGGCGATGCGCCGGGCCAGTTCGAGATTAATTACCAGGCCGATGGCTACGACAACTACTTCCGGGTAGCGGCCCGGCGGGTGGGTGGCCAGCTGCTGGTGAGCTTCATCGACACCGCCGGCCAGCCCCGCACGCCCGTGGAAGAGGCCCTGCGCGCCAGCCAGGCCCGCGAGCAGGCTGCCGGTGCCAAGGCCGAGTGCCAGCGCCGCCAGCTCGACAACGTGCTGATGCAGGCCCCGGCCATGATTTGCGTATTTGAGGGCCCTGGCCACCGCCTCCAGTTCGCGAGCGGGCCCTACCAGGCCCTGGTAGGCAGCCGCCCGCTGTTGGGCCGGCCCATTGCCGAGGCCGTGCCCGTGCTGGCTGGCCAGCCCATTATTGGCTTGCTCGACGTCGTATACCGCACCGGCGAGGCATTTTTTGCTGCCGAGAGGCTCGTGCGGCTCGACCTCGACGGCCCGGGCCCCGCCGCGCTGGGGGAGCGCTACTACAACTTCACCTACCAGCCCCGCCGCGACTTGGCCGGGACCGTCGACGGCATCCTGGTGTTTGCCTACGACGTGACGGGCCAGGTGCAGGCCCGCCGCACAGTGGAAGCCAGTGCCTGGCCGGCGGCGGCGCTGAACGGCCAGCTGGATGTGCTCAACGAGGAGCTAGCCGCCACCAACGAGGAGCTAGCCGCCACCAACGAGGAGCTAGCCGCCACCAACGAGGAGCTAGCCGTCACCAACGAGGAGCTAGCCGTCACCAACGAGGAGCTAGCCGTCACCAACGAGGAGCTAGCCGTCACCAACGAGGAATCGCGGGTCACCAACGAAGAATCGCGGGTTACCAACGAGGAACTGCTGATCACCAACGAGGAGTTGGGGCGCACCCAGCAGAAGCTGGAAGCCACCAACCGGGCCCTGGTGAACGCTGCCTGCCGTGCCGCCGACGCGCAAGCCGCCGCCGAAGCCGCGCGCGCCGAGCTGGCGCGGGTGCTGGAGGGGGCCCCGGTGGCTTTTTCCTTGTTTCGGGGGGCCACGCACGTCGTCGAGTTGGCCAACGCCGAAATGACTGGCATTTGGGGCCAGCCGCCGGCCCAGGTGCTAGGCCGGCCCATCCTGGAAGTTCTGCCCGAAATCGTGGCCCAGGGCTTCGCGGACATTTTTGACGACATTTTCCGCAACGGCACGCCCTACGATTTTCAGGAAGCTCCCGTAACCATCAACCGGCCCCACGCTGGCCGGCCTACGCTGGGCTACTTCAACATCGCCTACCGGCCCCAGTACGACGCGCAGGGATGCATTGGGGGCATCGTGACGCTGGCCACGGAGGTAACCGAGCAGGTGCTGGCCCGCCAGCAGGTGCAGGCGCTGAATGAGGAGCTGGCCGCCATCAACGAGGAGCTGCGGGCCAGCAACGAAGAGTTTTTGTCGTCCAATACGGCCCTGGCCGAGGCCCAGCAGGCGCTGGGGGCCCTCAACCAGGAGCTGGAGGCCCGCGTGGCGCGGCGCACCGAGGAGGTGCGCGCCGCCCTGGCCGCGGCCGAGCAGCAGCGCGAGCAGCTGCGGGTGCAGCAGGGCCTGCTGCGCCAGATACTGGGGCAGGTGCCGGCCGCCATTGCCACGCTCATGGGCCCCCAGCACCGCTATTCGTTCTTCAACGACCAGTACCAGGGCCTGGTCACCGGCCGCGCCCGGTTGGATGCGGCCGTGGCCGAGGTGCTCCCCGAATTGGTGACGCAGGGTCTCGTCGATTTGCTGGACAAAGTGTACGCCACGGGCCAGCCCTGGGCGGGCGTCGAAACGCCTATCCTGTTCCACGACGTGCACACCGGCCAGCCCGTGCAGCGGTACCTGGACTTTGCGTACCAGCCGCTGTTCGACGGGCAAGACCAGATTCAAGGTGTTCTGGCCTTCGTTGTGGACGCGACCGAAAAAGTGCTGGCCCGCCAGCAGCTCGACGCCCTGCAGGCCGAGCTGCTGGCCACTGCCCAGCACCGGGCTGAGGAGCGCGAGGCCCTCTACCTGGTGTTCGAGCAAACCCCGGCCGCCGTGCTGCTGCTGCGCGAGGCCGGGCACCGAATCGAATACTTCAACCCCGCCTACCAAGCCCTGTTTCCGGGCCGGTTGCTGCGGGGCCACCTCCTGGCCGATGTTCAGCTCGAAATCGTCGAGCAGGGTTTCGTGGCCTTGCTCGACGAGGTGTACCGCACGGGCCGGCCCTACATGGGCACCGAGGTCCCCATGCGCTTCGTGCCTGCCCCGGGCCAATCGGCCGAAACTGCCTACTTCAATTTTACCTACCAGCCCCACGTCGAGCAGGGCCAGGTGGTGGGTATTTCCGTGTTTGCCTACGAAGTAACCGAGCAAGTGAAGGCCCGCCAGCAGCGCGAGGCCCAGCAGGGCGAGTTGCAGCGGGTGTTCGAGCAGGCCCCGGTGGCCATCTGCGTGTTCCGGGGCCCCCACTACACGCTGGACGTCATCAACCCCTCCATGGCCCTGATACTGGGCCGCCCGCTGGCGCACTTGCTGGGCCAGCCCATTTTTGAGGTCCTGCCCGAGCTGCAAACCCAGGGCTTGCCCGAGCTGCTGGCCGAGGTGTGGCGCACCGGGCAGCCATTTGTGGCCTTGGAGCGGCCGGTGCAGTTTGGCTACCACCCCCTGGGCGCGCCGGGCTACTTCAACTTCGTGTACGAGCCCTTGCGCGACGAGCAGGGCCAGGTGGTGGCCGTTATCAGCATGGCCGTGGAGGTGACGGACCAGGTGCTGGCCCAGGCCCAGGTGCAGGCGCTGAACGAGGAGCTGGCCGCCATCAACGAAGAATTGCGGGCTACCAACGAAGAGCTGGGCGACACTAACGACCGCCTCAGCCGCACCAACGCCGACCTGGACACGTTCGTGTACATGGCCTCGCACGACCTCAAGGCGCCCATTGCCAACATTGAGGGCCTGCTCGAAGCCCTGCGCGAGCAGCTGCCCCCGGCGGCCCTGCAAGCCGAGCTGGTGCCCCGCCTGCTGGCCATGATGCAGGGGGCCGTCGAGCGCTTCCAGCAAACGCTGGGGCACCTCACCGATGTATCCAAGCTCCAGCTGTACCAGTCCCAGCCCCCCGAGCCCGTGGAGCTGACAACCCTGGTCGAGGCCATCCGCCTCGACCTGGCCCCGCTGCTGGCCGCCACCCGCGCCACCCTGGTGGTGGAGCTGGCAGCGGTGCCCACCGTCAATTTCTCGCCCAAAAACCTGCGTAGCATCCTCTACAACCTACTCAGCAACGCGGCCAAGTACCACGCGCCCGGCCGCCCGCCCGTGGTGGTCCTGCGCGGCCGCCGCGCCGCTGGCCGGGTGCTGCTCGAAGTAGAAGACAACGGCCTCGGCCTTAGCCCTGAGCAGCAGGAACGGCTGTTTGGCATGTTTCAGCGGTTGCATGACCACGTGGAGGGCTCGGGCGTGGGCCTGTACACGGTCAAGAAAATTGTGGAAAACGCCGGCGGCACCATCGCCGTGCACAGCCAGCTGGGCGTGGGTTCTACCTTCACCGTAACCTTGCCCGGCTAG